In Microplitis mediator isolate UGA2020A chromosome 2, iyMicMedi2.1, whole genome shotgun sequence, a single window of DNA contains:
- the LOC130663355 gene encoding uncharacterized protein LOC130663355 isoform X1 → MDLSKKTVMNSTSLSNSSDYAGATNYLFSSTQNCSRLEFNQEDTTDDVINKLKYLLNAINEVSAENKILERESNKVLGSLDLEPQSLSRDVNTGLNKITAILRKENLTEINENTLLINMERRKLDELKKAREDRDLKKKYEELCNKYANIQDKFHYIQENVNSLNEFIIAKSKDSENDYTNLIHKSTKLNDYNETFNNLEQELAVMKVTDDYPNKILEKHKEYMQSAGELATINKSLSQYGDLPPDILQARAVIEQLEKRRQETKRLLEEKMHQ, encoded by the exons atggatttgaGTAAaaag aCTGTAATGAATTCTACGTCATTGTCCAACAGCAGTGACTATGCTGGAGCTACAAATTACTTAtttagttcaacacaaaattgTTCCCGACTTGAATTTAATCAAGAAGATACAACGGAtgatgttattaataaattaaagtatttattGAATGCTATAAATGAAGTGTCagcggaaaataaaattcttgaaAGGGAATCTAATAAAGTCTTAGGTTCATTGGATTTGGAGCCACAATCATTATCTCGTGATGTTAACACTggattgaataaaataacagcAATTTTGAGAAAGGAAAATTTAAcagaaataaatgaaaatacattattgataaatatggAACGTAGAAAGTtagatgaattaaaaaaagcaCGAGAAGatagagatttaaaaaaaaaatatgaagagCTGTGTAATAAATATGCCAACATACaagataaatttcattatatacaagaaaatgtaaattctctaaatgaatttattattgcaAAAAGTAAAGATAGTGAAAATGattatacaaatttaattcataaatcaaCAAAGTTAAATGATTATAATgaaacatttaataatttagaaCAGGAATTAGCAGTTATGAAAGTAACTGATGattatccaaataaaattttagaaaaacaTAAGGAGTACATGCAGTCAGCTGGTGAATTAGctactataaataaatcattgagTCAATATGGTGATTTACCACCTGATATATTACAAGCTAGAGCCGTTATCGAACAATTGGAAAAACGACGTCAAGAAACGAAACGAttacttgaagaaaaaatgcatcaataa
- the LOC130663355 gene encoding uncharacterized protein LOC130663355 isoform X2, which yields MNSTSLSNSSDYAGATNYLFSSTQNCSRLEFNQEDTTDDVINKLKYLLNAINEVSAENKILERESNKVLGSLDLEPQSLSRDVNTGLNKITAILRKENLTEINENTLLINMERRKLDELKKAREDRDLKKKYEELCNKYANIQDKFHYIQENVNSLNEFIIAKSKDSENDYTNLIHKSTKLNDYNETFNNLEQELAVMKVTDDYPNKILEKHKEYMQSAGELATINKSLSQYGDLPPDILQARAVIEQLEKRRQETKRLLEEKMHQ from the coding sequence ATGAATTCTACGTCATTGTCCAACAGCAGTGACTATGCTGGAGCTACAAATTACTTAtttagttcaacacaaaattgTTCCCGACTTGAATTTAATCAAGAAGATACAACGGAtgatgttattaataaattaaagtatttattGAATGCTATAAATGAAGTGTCagcggaaaataaaattcttgaaAGGGAATCTAATAAAGTCTTAGGTTCATTGGATTTGGAGCCACAATCATTATCTCGTGATGTTAACACTggattgaataaaataacagcAATTTTGAGAAAGGAAAATTTAAcagaaataaatgaaaatacattattgataaatatggAACGTAGAAAGTtagatgaattaaaaaaagcaCGAGAAGatagagatttaaaaaaaaaatatgaagagCTGTGTAATAAATATGCCAACATACaagataaatttcattatatacaagaaaatgtaaattctctaaatgaatttattattgcaAAAAGTAAAGATAGTGAAAATGattatacaaatttaattcataaatcaaCAAAGTTAAATGATTATAATgaaacatttaataatttagaaCAGGAATTAGCAGTTATGAAAGTAACTGATGattatccaaataaaattttagaaaaacaTAAGGAGTACATGCAGTCAGCTGGTGAATTAGctactataaataaatcattgagTCAATATGGTGATTTACCACCTGATATATTACAAGCTAGAGCCGTTATCGAACAATTGGAAAAACGACGTCAAGAAACGAAACGAttacttgaagaaaaaatgcatcaataa
- the LOC130663356 gene encoding cAMP-regulated phosphoprotein 19 isoform X2 yields the protein MNDEQTTIEVPQAMELSSNDIEKLEEAKLKAKFPINAGRPISGHSAFLQKRLAKGKFFDSGDYQMAKQKSAAKPKPTGVLPTGDAIPTPETVPQRKTSIIQQKFNTSSSS from the exons ATGAATGACGAACAAACAACAATTGAAGTCCCACAAGCAATggag cTTTCATCAAATGACATTGAAAAATTGGAAGAAGCTAAATTGAAGGCTAAGTTTCCTATTAATGCTGGCCGTCCAATCAGTGGACATTCGGCATTTTTGCAAAAAAGATTAGCTAAAGGa AAATTTTTCGATTCTGGTGATTATCAAATGGCAAAGCAAAAATCAGCTGCTAAACCTAAACCAACTGGAGTTTTGCCTACTGGTGATGCTATTCCAACTCCTGAAACAGTACCACAACGTAAAACATCAATtatacaacaaaaatttaacacatcAAGTAGTTCgtaa
- the LOC130663356 gene encoding cAMP-regulated phosphoprotein 19 isoform X1, which produces MNDEQTTIEVPQAMELSSNDIEKLEEAKLKAKFPINAGRPISGHSAFLQKRLAKGQKFFDSGDYQMAKQKSAAKPKPTGVLPTGDAIPTPETVPQRKTSIIQQKFNTSSSS; this is translated from the exons ATGAATGACGAACAAACAACAATTGAAGTCCCACAAGCAATggag cTTTCATCAAATGACATTGAAAAATTGGAAGAAGCTAAATTGAAGGCTAAGTTTCCTATTAATGCTGGCCGTCCAATCAGTGGACATTCGGCATTTTTGCAAAAAAGATTAGCTAAAGGa CAGAAATTTTTCGATTCTGGTGATTATCAAATGGCAAAGCAAAAATCAGCTGCTAAACCTAAACCAACTGGAGTTTTGCCTACTGGTGATGCTATTCCAACTCCTGAAACAGTACCACAACGTAAAACATCAATtatacaacaaaaatttaacacatcAAGTAGTTCgtaa
- the LOC130663150 gene encoding long-chain-fatty-acid--CoA ligase ACSBG2-like isoform X2 — translation MSAVQPHLSNGFINGFSKDDKTSETDGRYISPSETGHDGPDQILASDVDTTWEPNGRVRIQYDKDDLKSREFISVPGLLMKTAKKYPDHLAMVSRVGVDGKRRTYTYREYEAEVRIVAKAFIKLGLQRYHSVCILGFNSPQWFIADIAAIYAGGFAAGIYTTNSPDACQFCAENSRANIIVVEDNKQLEKILEIKKDLPHLKAIIQYEGIAKEKDVLSWYDLLEIGRAESDDKLDSVLRTIGANECCTLVYTSGTVGRPKAVMLSHDNLTHDARVITERVNFKDKTEIIVSFLPLSHVAAQVVEIFTSLSVAATVYFADKNALKGSLVETLTYARPTAFLGVPRVWEKIYEKMMLVARNNGPIKTWIATWAKAQGLYYNMNKMNGVDYKTWGYIFAKWLVFNKIKATLGLDRCKIFVTAAAPLSDDIKKYFMSLDIPIMEAYGMSECAGAHTLSTEDKYRLGSVGAVLKGLKTKLDHPDDSGEGEICMGGRHIFMGYLNAPDKTKEAKDDNAWLHSGDLGRIDGKGFLYVTGRIKELVITAGGENIPPVQIEQILLKELPALSNAMLIGDMKKYLTILVTLRTEMDPDTGEPLDALSPTVISWAKSIGSKAKKLSEVLSTRDPLIYKEIEEAINRTNEQATSNAQKVQKFTILPHDFSIPTGELGPTLKLRRNIVSKKYADVIEEMYK, via the exons ATGTCTGCAGTGCAGCCTCATTTGTCCAACGGATTCATAAATGGATTCTCAAAAGATGACAAA ACATCAGAAACAGATGGGAGATATATTTCTCCATCAGAGACAGGTCATGatg gaCCAGATCAAATACTTGCTTCAGATGTGGATACAACGTGGGAACCGAATGGCCGAGTTAGAATACAATATGACAAAGATGATTTAAAGTCGCGAGAATTTATATCAGTGCCAGGTTTGCTTATGAAAACAGCAAAAAAATATCCAGATCATCTTGCAATGGTATCGAGAGTTGGTGTTGATGGTAAAAGACGTACTTATACTTACAG aGAATACGAAGCGGAAGTGAGAATTGTTGCTAAAGCATTTATTAAGTTAGGCCTTCAACGATATCACAGTGTTTGTATACTTGGGTTCAATAGTCCACAATGGTTTATTGCTGATATTGCAGCTATTTATGCTGG aggTTTTGCTGCGGGAATTTATACCACCAATTCTCCAGATGCTTGCCAATTTTGTGCAGAAAATAGTAGAGCTAATATAATAGTAGTAGAGGATAATAaacaattggaaaaaatattggaaattaaaaaagatttgCCGCATCTGAAAGCTATCATTCAGTATGAAGGAATAGCAAAAGAAAAAGATGTACTAAGT tggtatgatttattagaaattggTCGAGCTGAATCAGATGATAAATTAGATTCTGTTCTCCGAACAATTGGTGCTAATGAATGCTGTACTTTGGTTTacacg TCTGGTACAGTAGGCCGTCCTAAAGCAGTAATGTTGAGTCACGACAATTTAACACATGATGCACGCGTAATTACGGAACGTGTAAATTTTAAAGACAAAACTGAAATAATTGTTAGTTTTTTACCACTATCGCATGTCGCAGCCCag gtGGTTGAAATATTTACTAGTTTGTCTGTAGCTGCAACAGTATATTTTGCGGATAAAAATGCTCTCAAAGGTAGTCTCGTAGAGACCTTAACATATGCAAGACCTACAGCTTTTCTGGGTGTACCACGTGtttgggaaaaaatttatgaaaaaatgatgctAGTGGCACGTAATAATGGTCCAATAAAAACATGGATTGCAACTTGGGCAAAAGCACAAGGATTATACTACaatatgaataaaatgaaTGGAGTTGATTATAAAACATGGGGCTACATTTTTGCTAAATGgcttgtatttaataaaataaaagcaacACTAGGATTAGATAgatgtaaaatatttgttactGCAGCTGCTCCACTAAGtgatgatattaaaaaatatttcatgagTTTAGACATCCCAATTATGGAAGCCTATGGTATGTCTGAATGTGCTGGTGCTCATACTCTAAGTACAGAAGATAAATATAG ATTGGGAAGTGTCGGAGCAGTTTTAAAAGGtcttaaaacaaaattagatCATCCAGATGACAGTGGTGAAGGTGAAATATGTATGGGTGGTCGTCATATTTTTATGGGCTACTTAAATGCACCAGATAAAACTAAAGAAGCCAAAGATGATAATGCTTGGTTACATAGTGGAGACCTTGGAAGAATAGACGGAAAAGGATTTTTGTATGTGAcag gaAGAATAAAAGAACTTGTAATTACTGCTGGCGGTGAAAATATCCCACCTGTTCAAATAGAACAAATATTGTTAAAAGAATTACCAGCACTTAGTAATGCTATGCTTATTGgtgatatgaaaaaatatctgacAATTTTAGTTACATTAAGa accgAAATGGACCCTGATACTGGTGAACCGTTGGATGCTCTTTCCCCTACTGTGATATCATGGGCAAAGTCGATTGGAAGTAAAGCAAAAAAGTTATCTGAAGTTTTAAGTACACGGGATCCGCTT attTACAAAGAAATTGAAGAGGCCATTAACAGGACAAATGAACAAGCCACGAGTAATGCTcaaaaagtacaaaaatttactatccTGCCTCACGATTTTTCTATTCCTACAGGAGAATTAGGTCCTACACTTAAATTGAGGCGAAATatagtatcgaaaaaatatgcCGATGTCATTGAAGAAATGTACaagtaa
- the LOC130663150 gene encoding very long-chain-fatty-acid--CoA ligase bubblegum-like isoform X1: protein MVILVYKDNMSAVQPHLSNGFINGFSKDDKTSETDGRYISPSETGHDGPDQILASDVDTTWEPNGRVRIQYDKDDLKSREFISVPGLLMKTAKKYPDHLAMVSRVGVDGKRRTYTYREYEAEVRIVAKAFIKLGLQRYHSVCILGFNSPQWFIADIAAIYAGGFAAGIYTTNSPDACQFCAENSRANIIVVEDNKQLEKILEIKKDLPHLKAIIQYEGIAKEKDVLSWYDLLEIGRAESDDKLDSVLRTIGANECCTLVYTSGTVGRPKAVMLSHDNLTHDARVITERVNFKDKTEIIVSFLPLSHVAAQVVEIFTSLSVAATVYFADKNALKGSLVETLTYARPTAFLGVPRVWEKIYEKMMLVARNNGPIKTWIATWAKAQGLYYNMNKMNGVDYKTWGYIFAKWLVFNKIKATLGLDRCKIFVTAAAPLSDDIKKYFMSLDIPIMEAYGMSECAGAHTLSTEDKYRLGSVGAVLKGLKTKLDHPDDSGEGEICMGGRHIFMGYLNAPDKTKEAKDDNAWLHSGDLGRIDGKGFLYVTGRIKELVITAGGENIPPVQIEQILLKELPALSNAMLIGDMKKYLTILVTLRTEMDPDTGEPLDALSPTVISWAKSIGSKAKKLSEVLSTRDPLIYKEIEEAINRTNEQATSNAQKVQKFTILPHDFSIPTGELGPTLKLRRNIVSKKYADVIEEMYK from the exons ATGGTGATTTTAGTATATAAag ATAATATGTCTGCAGTGCAGCCTCATTTGTCCAACGGATTCATAAATGGATTCTCAAAAGATGACAAA ACATCAGAAACAGATGGGAGATATATTTCTCCATCAGAGACAGGTCATGatg gaCCAGATCAAATACTTGCTTCAGATGTGGATACAACGTGGGAACCGAATGGCCGAGTTAGAATACAATATGACAAAGATGATTTAAAGTCGCGAGAATTTATATCAGTGCCAGGTTTGCTTATGAAAACAGCAAAAAAATATCCAGATCATCTTGCAATGGTATCGAGAGTTGGTGTTGATGGTAAAAGACGTACTTATACTTACAG aGAATACGAAGCGGAAGTGAGAATTGTTGCTAAAGCATTTATTAAGTTAGGCCTTCAACGATATCACAGTGTTTGTATACTTGGGTTCAATAGTCCACAATGGTTTATTGCTGATATTGCAGCTATTTATGCTGG aggTTTTGCTGCGGGAATTTATACCACCAATTCTCCAGATGCTTGCCAATTTTGTGCAGAAAATAGTAGAGCTAATATAATAGTAGTAGAGGATAATAaacaattggaaaaaatattggaaattaaaaaagatttgCCGCATCTGAAAGCTATCATTCAGTATGAAGGAATAGCAAAAGAAAAAGATGTACTAAGT tggtatgatttattagaaattggTCGAGCTGAATCAGATGATAAATTAGATTCTGTTCTCCGAACAATTGGTGCTAATGAATGCTGTACTTTGGTTTacacg TCTGGTACAGTAGGCCGTCCTAAAGCAGTAATGTTGAGTCACGACAATTTAACACATGATGCACGCGTAATTACGGAACGTGTAAATTTTAAAGACAAAACTGAAATAATTGTTAGTTTTTTACCACTATCGCATGTCGCAGCCCag gtGGTTGAAATATTTACTAGTTTGTCTGTAGCTGCAACAGTATATTTTGCGGATAAAAATGCTCTCAAAGGTAGTCTCGTAGAGACCTTAACATATGCAAGACCTACAGCTTTTCTGGGTGTACCACGTGtttgggaaaaaatttatgaaaaaatgatgctAGTGGCACGTAATAATGGTCCAATAAAAACATGGATTGCAACTTGGGCAAAAGCACAAGGATTATACTACaatatgaataaaatgaaTGGAGTTGATTATAAAACATGGGGCTACATTTTTGCTAAATGgcttgtatttaataaaataaaagcaacACTAGGATTAGATAgatgtaaaatatttgttactGCAGCTGCTCCACTAAGtgatgatattaaaaaatatttcatgagTTTAGACATCCCAATTATGGAAGCCTATGGTATGTCTGAATGTGCTGGTGCTCATACTCTAAGTACAGAAGATAAATATAG ATTGGGAAGTGTCGGAGCAGTTTTAAAAGGtcttaaaacaaaattagatCATCCAGATGACAGTGGTGAAGGTGAAATATGTATGGGTGGTCGTCATATTTTTATGGGCTACTTAAATGCACCAGATAAAACTAAAGAAGCCAAAGATGATAATGCTTGGTTACATAGTGGAGACCTTGGAAGAATAGACGGAAAAGGATTTTTGTATGTGAcag gaAGAATAAAAGAACTTGTAATTACTGCTGGCGGTGAAAATATCCCACCTGTTCAAATAGAACAAATATTGTTAAAAGAATTACCAGCACTTAGTAATGCTATGCTTATTGgtgatatgaaaaaatatctgacAATTTTAGTTACATTAAGa accgAAATGGACCCTGATACTGGTGAACCGTTGGATGCTCTTTCCCCTACTGTGATATCATGGGCAAAGTCGATTGGAAGTAAAGCAAAAAAGTTATCTGAAGTTTTAAGTACACGGGATCCGCTT attTACAAAGAAATTGAAGAGGCCATTAACAGGACAAATGAACAAGCCACGAGTAATGCTcaaaaagtacaaaaatttactatccTGCCTCACGATTTTTCTATTCCTACAGGAGAATTAGGTCCTACACTTAAATTGAGGCGAAATatagtatcgaaaaaatatgcCGATGTCATTGAAGAAATGTACaagtaa
- the LOC130663511 gene encoding TIMELESS-interacting protein, which yields MTDNLDDEINQRSLSGDEGQNSDDNENKLTNNDQQENDENNEEAGRKIDPKTSRKRIVRNPIPKLNPARLKGPKGIHTIEEYFTGFKFHGKGHEKHDLDRIMKRLEHWGHRLFPKYQFDDFIEKLEALGTKKELQAFLTRYRRDMMLNEVIIREEDDVIDEREKSPEPVDEFDLLIAEQIEKTKQATVVTETTQRNNDIFDSLLNSQNQQTLSSSQQVNISESINSTESDEEIKKKIERNRQLAIERRQAKLRKDEQIKKSKISESSIVSGEIEKTTKALPHTSENLPQTSESIPHVQIPVTNSKDQNPTLTDEEINSIFNSDTQPLEDIDIQENNQQLSNTVNGNLNNKNVPKPLLTDEELEREINEAVNQFAQQKRPLH from the coding sequence atgactgaTAATTTAGACGATGAAATTAATCAAAGATCATTGTCTGGAGACGAAGGTCAAAATTCAgatgataatgaaaataaacttaCTAATAATGATCAACAAGAAAAcgatgaaaataatgaagaagCTGGTAGAAAAATTGATCCAAAGACTTCAAGAAAACGTATAGTTCGTAATCCTATACCAAAGTTAAATCCTGCAAGGTTAAAAGGACCTAAAGGTATTCATACTATTGAGGAATATTTTACAGGATTTAAATTTCACGGTAAAGGACATGAAAAACATGATTTAGATCGTATTATGAAACGTTTAGAACATTGGGGACATAGATTATTTCCAAAATATcaatttgatgattttattgaaaaacttgAAGCTTTGGGAACAAAAAAAGAACTTCAAGCATTCCTTACAAGATACCGTAGAGATATGATGCTTAATGAAGTAATTATTCGAGAAGAAGATGATGTTATTGATGAAAGAGAAAAATCACCTGAACCTGTAGATGAATTTGATTTACTTATTGCTgaacaaattgaaaaaactaaacAAGCAACAGTAGTTACTGAAACAACTCAACGTAATAATGATATCTTTGATTCACttttaaattcacaaaatCAGCAAACACTCAGTAGTAGTCAACAAGTCAATATTAGTGAATCTATTAATTCAACTGAGTcagatgaagaaataaaaaagaaaattgagaGAAACAGGCAATTGGCAATTGAACGTAGACAAGCTAAATTGCGGAAAGatgaacaaattaaaaaaagtaaaatttccgAATCTTCTATTGTATCCGGTGAAATAGAAAAAACTACAAAAGCATTACCACATACATCTGAAAATTTACCACAAACAAGTGAAAGTATTCCTCATGTCCAAATACCAGTTACAAATTCTAAAGATCAAAATCCAACTCttactgatgaagaaataaattccATTTTCAATTCAGACACTCAACCGTTAGAAGATATcgacattcaagaaaataatcAACAACTTTCAAATACAGTCAATGGCAatttaaacaacaaaaatGTACCCAAACCTCTATTAACTGACGAAGAACTTGAAAGAGAGATAAATGAAGCCGTCAACCAGTTCGCCCAACAAAAAAGACCATTACActaa
- the LOC130663512 gene encoding U6 snRNA-associated Sm-like protein LSm6, producing the protein MSRKEALQQFIHQIHGRPVVVKLNSGVDYRGVLACLDGYMNIALEQTEEYVNGQLKDKYGDAFIRGNNVLYISTQRRRT; encoded by the exons aTGAGTAGGAAAGAAGCACTTCAACAATTCATCCATCAAATTCATGGAAGGCCGGTGGTGGTTAAATTAAACAGTGGCGTAGATTACAgag gtGTATTAGCTTGTCTCGATGGATATATGAATATTGCTCTTGAACAAACTGAAGAGTACGTTAATGGACAGTTAAAGGATAAATATGGAGATGCATTTATTAGAGGAAATAATGTACTTTATATTAGCACACAAAGACGTAGAacttga